The following coding sequences are from one Triticum aestivum cultivar Chinese Spring chromosome 5A, IWGSC CS RefSeq v2.1, whole genome shotgun sequence window:
- the LOC123103433 gene encoding grpE protein homolog 2, mitochondrial isoform X1 — MVAARLLARATRQCAAAVVASAARRPLGGVAAVAARPLGSSFGPARVPYMLNQPLRYSSNIFQRFGFSSSTPQQNDKEVHEPKDQESTAHESNGEASKEDSGSSGSTEDLDLSKEDLVKLVFEKDELLTSKDEEIKDMKDKVLRSYAEMENVIARTKRESENSKKYAVQNFSKSLLDVADNLARASSVVKESFSKLDTSEDSSGAVPLLKTLLEGVDMTDKQLGEVFKKFGVERFDPLNEKFDPDKHFALFQIPDPSKPSGTVASVVKVGYMLHDRVLRPAEVGVTEGGPSEEPEEKSGGD, encoded by the exons ATGGTAGCCGCGCGCCTCCTCGCGCGGGCCACGAGGCAATGCGCCGCCGCGGTGGTGGCGTCCGCTGCGAGGCGGCCGCTCGGCGGTGTGGCGGCGGTGGCCGCTCGCCCGCTCGGCTCTTCCTTCGGCCCCGCCAGG GTTCCATATATGTTGAATCAGCCCTTGAGATACTCAAGCAACATCTTTCAAAGGTTTGGCTTTTCATCTTCTACCCCTCAACAAAATGATAAGGAGGTACATGAACCCAAAGACCAGGAAAGTACTGCACATGAATCGAATGGTGAAGCTTCAAAGGAAGACAGTGGTTCGTCTGGAA GTACAGAAGATCTTGATCTGTCAAAGGAGGATCTAGTGAAGCTAGTTTTTGAGAAGGATGAATTATTAACCTCGAAAGATGAAGAGATCAAAGATATGAAGGACAAGGTTTTGCGCAGCTATGCAGAAATGGAAAATGTCATTGCCAGGACAAAGCGTGAATCTGAGAACTCGAAAAAATATGCAGTGCAG AACTTCTCTAAGAGCTTGTTAGATGTTGCTGACAATTTGGCTAGAGCTTCATCTGTTGTAAAGGAAAGCTTCTCAAAATTAGATACATCCGAAGATTCTAGTGGAGCTGTACCATTACTAAAAACCCTACtggagggtgttgacatgactgaTAAGCAACTCGGAGAG GTTTTTAAGAAGTTTGGAGTCGAAAGGTTTGATCCGTTAAATGAGAAATTCGATCCTGATAAGCATTTTGCACTTTTCCAAATTCCTGATCCTTCAAAACCATCCGGAACTGTTGCTTCTGTTGTGAAG GTGGGGTACATGTTACATGATCGCGTGCTCCGTCCTGCGGAAGTTGGTGTTACAGAGGGAGGTCCGTCCGAAGAGCCTGAGGAGAAATCAGGTGGAGATTAG
- the LOC123103433 gene encoding grpE protein homolog 2, mitochondrial isoform X2 — translation MVAARLLARATRQCAAAVVASAARRPLGGVAAVAARPLGSSFGPARVPYMLNQPLRYSSNIFQRFGFSSSTPQQNDKEVHEPKDQESTAHESNGEASKEDSGTEDLDLSKEDLVKLVFEKDELLTSKDEEIKDMKDKVLRSYAEMENVIARTKRESENSKKYAVQNFSKSLLDVADNLARASSVVKESFSKLDTSEDSSGAVPLLKTLLEGVDMTDKQLGEVFKKFGVERFDPLNEKFDPDKHFALFQIPDPSKPSGTVASVVKVGYMLHDRVLRPAEVGVTEGGPSEEPEEKSGGD, via the exons ATGGTAGCCGCGCGCCTCCTCGCGCGGGCCACGAGGCAATGCGCCGCCGCGGTGGTGGCGTCCGCTGCGAGGCGGCCGCTCGGCGGTGTGGCGGCGGTGGCCGCTCGCCCGCTCGGCTCTTCCTTCGGCCCCGCCAGG GTTCCATATATGTTGAATCAGCCCTTGAGATACTCAAGCAACATCTTTCAAAGGTTTGGCTTTTCATCTTCTACCCCTCAACAAAATGATAAGGAGGTACATGAACCCAAAGACCAGGAAAGTACTGCACATGAATCGAATGGTGAAGCTTCAAAGGAAGACAGTG GTACAGAAGATCTTGATCTGTCAAAGGAGGATCTAGTGAAGCTAGTTTTTGAGAAGGATGAATTATTAACCTCGAAAGATGAAGAGATCAAAGATATGAAGGACAAGGTTTTGCGCAGCTATGCAGAAATGGAAAATGTCATTGCCAGGACAAAGCGTGAATCTGAGAACTCGAAAAAATATGCAGTGCAG AACTTCTCTAAGAGCTTGTTAGATGTTGCTGACAATTTGGCTAGAGCTTCATCTGTTGTAAAGGAAAGCTTCTCAAAATTAGATACATCCGAAGATTCTAGTGGAGCTGTACCATTACTAAAAACCCTACtggagggtgttgacatgactgaTAAGCAACTCGGAGAG GTTTTTAAGAAGTTTGGAGTCGAAAGGTTTGATCCGTTAAATGAGAAATTCGATCCTGATAAGCATTTTGCACTTTTCCAAATTCCTGATCCTTCAAAACCATCCGGAACTGTTGCTTCTGTTGTGAAG GTGGGGTACATGTTACATGATCGCGTGCTCCGTCCTGCGGAAGTTGGTGTTACAGAGGGAGGTCCGTCCGAAGAGCCTGAGGAGAAATCAGGTGGAGATTAG